A window of Pelomonas sp. SE-A7 genomic DNA:
CGGTTGCCGTCGTCGGTGCCGGCGTGGCCGGCTGCGCCGCGGCCATCCGGCTGGCCGAGCAGGGCATTGCAGTCGACCTGATCGAGGCCGTGCAGCAGCCGCAGCCCATAGGCGCAGGCTTGCTTCTGCAACCCACTGGCCAGCGCGTGCTGGCAGCCTTGGGCCTACTGGACGAGACCCTGGCCCATGGCGCCCGTGTTGATTCGCTCTACGGCGACACGCAGGACGGCCGTCCGGTGCTGCGCATGAGCTACCGCGACGGCGAATTCGGCCTCGGCCTGCAGCGCGGCGCACTGATGGGCCTGCTGTGGCAGCGGGTCCGTGCCACGCCGGGCCTGCGCTGGATCTGCGGCGAGCCGGTCGAACGCTATGAACAGGATGCCAGCGGCGTGCGTCTGTTCGCTGCCGATGGATCCGGCGTCGGCAGCGACCGCTACGAGGCGCTGATCCTGGCCAACGGCAGCTTCTCGCGGCTGCGCGAGCAGATGCGGGTGCGGCAATCGGCCCGCACCTTTCCCTGGGGCGCGGTCTGGACCGTGCTGCCCCTGCCGCAAGGCTTCGAAGCCCAGGGCTTGCGTCAGCGATTCCGTGCCGCGCGGCAGATGCTGGGTCTGATGCCGGTCGGTCGCAACTACGACGACGCGCCGCAGGCGCAGCCTGGCATCAATCTGTTCTGGAGCCTGCCGCTGGACAAGGTCCAGGCCTGGCCGCAGACCGATGCCGCCGGCCTGCCTGCGCTCAAGTGCCAGATGCTCGAGCTCTACCCGGCTTGCGAGCCGGTGCTGGAGGCGCTGCGCGACCCGGCCCAGCTGCGCCAGGCCCGCTATGCCGACGTGCTGATGAGCCGCTGGAACGACGGCCGGGTGCTGGCCATTGGCGACTGCGGCCACGGCATGAGCCCGCAGCTGGGGCAGGGGGCCAATATGGCCCTGGTCGATGCCCATGTGCTGGCGGCGGCCTTGCCCGACTGCGAGGACTGGCCGGCGCTGTTCGAGCGCTACAGCCGCCTGCGCCGTGCCCATCTGCGCTTCTACACCCAGGCCAGCCGCGCGCTGACGCCGCTGTTCCAATCCCATCAGCGCCTGGGACCCTGGTTCCGTGATGCCTTCTTCGGCCTCGGCCCCCATATTCCCTTCATTGACCAACAATCGGTCGCGGTGCTGGCCGGCCACAAGACCGGCTGGCTGTTCGGCCGGCTCGATCTCTGACCGAATCCCAGGAGTTCCCCCATGAGCCCAAGCAAACCCTACAAGATCCTCGGTATCCAGCAGATCGCCATCGGCGGTCCCGACAAGCAGCGCCTTGCCAAGCTCTGGGTCGACGTGCTGGGCCTGACGGTCACCGGCAACTTCGTCTCCGAGCGCGAGAACGTGGACGAGGACATCTGCGCCATCGGCAGCGGGCCTCACAAGATCGAGGTCGACCTGATGCAGCCGCTGGACCCGGAGAAGAAGCCGGCCGTCCATACCACGCCGCTGAACCACGTGGGCCTGTGGGTGGACGACCTGCCCAAGGCCGTGGAATGGATGACGGCCAACGGCGTGCGCTTCGCTCCCGGCGGCATCCGCAAGGGCGCGGCCGGTTACGACATCTGCTTCATCCACCCCAAGTCGAACGACGAGTTCCCGATTGGCGGAGAGGGTGTGCTGATCGAGCTGGTGCAGGCGCCGCCCGAGGTGGTGGCGGCGCTGGGCTGATCTGAGTTGGCGTTCAGGGCTGACCGGCAATCGCCTGCGCCAGCTGCCACAGCGCGCTGCGGTGCGCGCTGACCAGGGCATCGGTGTCGTTGCCGGTCACGGCCACGTCGATGCGGCGTTCGGCCACGACCGGCTTGCTGGCGCCGCTGCTGTCGATCAAGGTCCAGCGCGCCTGAAGAACGACGCTGCGGCCGCTGCTGTCTGCATCGAGTCGCTGGATCTCGACGCGCAGTTGCCGCGCCGCGGCTACGCCAGGAGGCAAGGGCAGGCGCCAGACCGAGTCGCTGCCGCGAAGCCGTGCCAGGTCTTGCTGCAAGAGGCGCGGCACGGCGTCGCGCAAGGATTCGGCCCAGCGCTCGCCCGGGTTGCTGACCAGGCTGGCCTGGCCGCTGGTGCGGACGATGGCGTCGCGATCCAGGTAGTCGGGCAGCACGACCGGGCCCAGGGCCCAGGTGGCGGCTCCGCTGCTTGCCGGCGCAGCCACCAGGCCGGGTGGATCGGCGCGCAGCTGGTAGAGCTGCACGGGCGGTGAGGTGCCGCAGCCGGCCAGCGTCGCGAGCAGCAGGAGCGTGGCTTTCGTCGCGGTCATTTGCGTCCCTTCAGCACCGATTCCGGCTGCTTGTCCAAGGTGTCGGCCAGCTCGCGCAATGACCGCGCGGCCTGACCAATGTCCTTCAGCGCGCGCTGCAGGTTCTGGTTCAGCGGCGCTTCGTCCTGGGCCGCGCTGGTGACCGCGGCGGCGGCCTTGGCCAGTTCGTCGGCCACGCGGCGCAGGTCTCTCACCATCGGACCGTCGGGGTTGAAGGTCCTGCTGACCTTCTCGGCCGCGCCATCGACGGTGACCGCGGCCTTGCTCATCTTCTCCATGGCCTCGCGGGTGGTCTGCAGCGTGGCCTGGGTGTTGTCGGCCAGCGGGCCGGCGCGGCTCTCCAGCTGCTCGCTGAGCTTGCGCAGATTGGCCGCCATGCTCTCTATGTCCTTGACCGCACGGCTCAGCTCGGGGCCCTCGATCAGCTTGCGGCCGCTGTTCGCCAGCGCCGACAGATCACCGACCAGGCGCTTGATGTCCAGGCCGTCGACCTGGTTGCGCAGGTCCTGGAAGGGCGTGTCCACCGTGGGGATCTCGATATGGCGCTGCTCGGTGCCCGACACGCGGGATTGCTTGCCGGGGCGGAAGTCGAGGTCCACGTAGAGCTGGCCGGTCAGCAGGCTCTGCAGGCCCAGCTGGGCGCGCAGGCCGCGCGAGACCAGGGCGTTGAGCGAAAGCGCGGTGGAGTCCTTGCCGTGCTCGCCGGTCAGGTTGCCGAGCATCTCGCGTTCGAGCTCGGCCACGACCGGAATGATTACCGAACTGTTGGCGCCGTCGTAGGCCACGCCTATGGCACTGACGCTGCCCAGGTGCACGCCGCGGAACACCACCGGCGCACCGACCTGCAGGCCGTAGATCGAGCCGTTGAAATGCATCACCACCTTCTCCTTGCCGCTGAGCAGCTTGCCGCCGGCGATGACGAAGACCGCGACGAAGAGCAGCAGCAGGGCGGTGACGACGAACAGGCCCAGCAGGG
This region includes:
- a CDS encoding NAD(P)/FAD-dependent oxidoreductase; protein product: MNSRGPVAVVGAGVAGCAAAIRLAEQGIAVDLIEAVQQPQPIGAGLLLQPTGQRVLAALGLLDETLAHGARVDSLYGDTQDGRPVLRMSYRDGEFGLGLQRGALMGLLWQRVRATPGLRWICGEPVERYEQDASGVRLFAADGSGVGSDRYEALILANGSFSRLREQMRVRQSARTFPWGAVWTVLPLPQGFEAQGLRQRFRAARQMLGLMPVGRNYDDAPQAQPGINLFWSLPLDKVQAWPQTDAAGLPALKCQMLELYPACEPVLEALRDPAQLRQARYADVLMSRWNDGRVLAIGDCGHGMSPQLGQGANMALVDAHVLAAALPDCEDWPALFERYSRLRRAHLRFYTQASRALTPLFQSHQRLGPWFRDAFFGLGPHIPFIDQQSVAVLAGHKTGWLFGRLDL
- a CDS encoding VOC family protein; its protein translation is MSPSKPYKILGIQQIAIGGPDKQRLAKLWVDVLGLTVTGNFVSERENVDEDICAIGSGPHKIEVDLMQPLDPEKKPAVHTTPLNHVGLWVDDLPKAVEWMTANGVRFAPGGIRKGAAGYDICFIHPKSNDEFPIGGEGVLIELVQAPPEVVAALG
- a CDS encoding PqiC family protein gives rise to the protein MTATKATLLLLATLAGCGTSPPVQLYQLRADPPGLVAAPASSGAATWALGPVVLPDYLDRDAIVRTSGQASLVSNPGERWAESLRDAVPRLLQQDLARLRGSDSVWRLPLPPGVAAARQLRVEIQRLDADSSGRSVVLQARWTLIDSSGASKPVVAERRIDVAVTGNDTDALVSAHRSALWQLAQAIAGQP
- a CDS encoding MlaD family protein — translated: MRKRHGHPALLGLFVVTALLLLFVAVFVIAGGKLLSGKEKVVMHFNGSIYGLQVGAPVVFRGVHLGSVSAIGVAYDGANSSVIIPVVAELEREMLGNLTGEHGKDSTALSLNALVSRGLRAQLGLQSLLTGQLYVDLDFRPGKQSRVSGTEQRHIEIPTVDTPFQDLRNQVDGLDIKRLVGDLSALANSGRKLIEGPELSRAVKDIESMAANLRKLSEQLESRAGPLADNTQATLQTTREAMEKMSKAAVTVDGAAEKVSRTFNPDGPMVRDLRRVADELAKAAAAVTSAAQDEAPLNQNLQRALKDIGQAARSLRELADTLDKQPESVLKGRK